The genome window TGATCAACGATTCCGTACCCGAGGCCCGCACGAGCACCCTGCCCTCGCTTCCGAGGCGCTCTTCCTGCCGCTTTATCTCTTCCGCTAAAACCGGGCTGTTGAGTATCCTTTCCTTTTCGTTCACCCGAACGTTTTTCAAAAGCTGCGGGTACCGCTCGAATTCGGCCGCCAGCTCCCCGAGCGATTCCCCGGTTTCCCGCATCACCTTCAAAAGGTTCAGCGCGGTGATAATCCCGTCACCGGTGGTGTTCTGGCCGAGGAAAATGATATGCCCGGACTGCTCTCCGCCGAGACAGGCGCCGATCCGCAGCATCTCTTCTAAAACGTAACGGTCGCCTACCCTGGTCACCGAGGCGTCTATCCCGGAAGCGGCAAGCGCCCGGTGCAGTCCCAGGTTGGACATCACCGTAACCACGACTGTATTCGAGGCAAGCTCACCTCTCCTTTTGAGGTAACGGGCGCAGGCCAGGATGATGGCATCGCCGTCGACAACGTTTCCTTTTTCGTCCACGGCGATCAACCGGTCCGCGTCTCCGTCAAAAGACAGACCCAGAGCGGCGCCGGAAGAGAGCACCAGTTCGCTTAGCGCCTGCGGCCTTGTGGAACCGCAGCCGCTGTTGATGTTAAGCCCGTCCGGCCGGGCTCCCGCGGCGATGACCTCCGCCCCCAGAGATTCAAGCACCCGCGGCGCAACCTCATAAGCCGCCCCATGGGCGCAGTCCACCGCGATCCGGAGTCCTTTGAGTTCCTTCGGTCCGGCGTTGAGGGCGTGATTCATGTACCGCCTGACCGCGTCGTGCGCCGTCACCGCCCGGCCGATGTCGCCCCCCACCGGTGAAGGAATGCCGTTCATGCGCCCCAAAACAAATCCTTCAATCTCTTCTTCGGCCGCGTCCGGCAATTTATAACCGTCGGCCCCGAAGAATTTTATTCCGTTGTCCGGCGCGGGGTTATGCGAAGCCGAAATCATTACCCCGCCCGCCGCTTCAAGGGCGCGTACAAGATAAGCCACCGCCGGTGTCGGCACAACACCCAGCAGAAGAGCGTCGGCGCCCGCGGACAGTATCCC of Bacillota bacterium contains these proteins:
- the glmM gene encoding phosphoglucosamine mutase; this translates as MGILFGTDGVRGVANDGLGPELAFKLGRAGAYILTRRPGTKGIVVGRDTRASGEMLEAAIVAGILSAGADALLLGVVPTPAVAYLVRALEAAGGVMISASHNPAPDNGIKFFGADGYKLPDAAEEEIEGFVLGRMNGIPSPVGGDIGRAVTAHDAVRRYMNHALNAGPKELKGLRIAVDCAHGAAYEVAPRVLESLGAEVIAAGARPDGLNINSGCGSTRPQALSELVLSSGAALGLSFDGDADRLIAVDEKGNVVDGDAIILACARYLKRRGELASNTVVVTVMSNLGLHRALAASGIDASVTRVGDRYVLEEMLRIGACLGGEQSGHIIFLGQNTTGDGIITALNLLKVMRETGESLGELAAEFERYPQLLKNVRVNEKERILNSPVLAEEIKRQEERLGSEGRVLVRASGTESLIRVMVEARDPDLTLQVVNELVGVVHTLEGGEIAV